The DNA sequence GTTTATGCGGCCTCGGGGCTGTTGGCCGGCTTCGGAGGAATCCTGCTTGCCTCGCGCCTCAACAACGGTGTGCCCACCGCGGGCGAGGGTTACGAGCTCCAGGCGATCGCCGCCTGTGTGATCGGCGGCGCGAGTCTGTTCGGCGCGCGCGGCACCGCGGTCGGCGCTCTGATCGGTGCGCTCATCGTCGGGATGCTCAACAACGGCGGCAGCCTGCTCGGAATCGACCCTTTCTGGCTGCAGATCGCCATCGGCGTCCTCATCCTCGCTGCGGTCGCGGTCGACCAGCTGCCCAAGTGGCTGCCGACCCTGACCGGACGTGCCCTCTCCCGCGAACCCGATAGGGCTGAGCCTACGAAGCTGGCGGGAGCCACCACTGGCGGAGGGAACGACTAATGATCATCGCCCACGACCTGGGAACGACGGGGAATAAGGCCTCGCTCCACGAGGACGACGGCACGCTCGTCACCGCGGTCACTGCCCGTTACGGCACGCACTTCGCTGCAGGCGGTGTCGCTGAACAGGATCCGGAGGATTGGTGGAGAGCGGTCATTGAAGCGACCACTGCACTTCTCGCCCATAGTGGCGCGGCCGGACAGGCGGTCACCGCGGTCAGCTTCAGCGGTCAGATGATGGGCGCCGTCTTCCTCGACGAGAGTTACCGGCCGGTGCATCCGGCGATCATCTGGGCGGACACGCGCAGTACCGCGCAGTGCGAGCGTCTCGCCGACGCGGTCGGCCGTGAGCGCGGATACCGGATCACCGGCCATCAGTTCAACCCGACCTACTCGGCGTCGAAGATCATGTGGCTCGCCGAGAATCGTCCAGACGTGTACGCCCAGGTGCGGCACATCTGCCTGGCGAAGGACTTCGTCGTCCAGCGGCTCACAGGGCGGCTCGTCACCGACCCGTCGGACGCCTCGAGCACGAATGCGTTCGATCAGCTCGGAGGCGAGTGGTCTGACGAGATCCTTCAGGCGGCCGGGATCGACCGCGCGCTGCTGCCGGAGGTCGTTTCTGCGACGACGGTCGTCGGCGGAATGCGCCGTGACGCGGCCGACGCGATGGGGCTTCCGGAGGGAACGCCCGTTGTGCTCGGTGGCGGCGACGGGCCGATGGCTGCGCTCGGCACCGGCATCGTCGAGCCCTCGGATGGCGCGTACGCCTACCTGGGCACGTCCTCGTGGGTGTCCATGTCGGCCACGCAGCCGCTGCACGACCCGCTGATGCGCACCATGACCTTCACGCATGTCGTTCCCGGGCACTACGTCCCGACGGCGACTATGCAGGCGGGCGGCGGGTCTCTCCAGTGGATCGCCGAGCTGCTCGAGCCGTCGGCCGAGGCGGCAACATTCGACCGCCTCGTCGGTGACGCTTCGACGGCCTCCGCCTCGGGAGAGGGCCTCTACTTCCTGCCGTATCTGCTGGGAGAGCGGTCGCCATACTGGAACCCGGACGCGCGCGGCGCGTTCGTCGGTATCTCCCGTCACCACGACCGCAGCCACCTCGTGCGTGCCGTGCTGGAAGGCGTCGCCTTCAACCTCCTGACCTGCGTTGAGGCTTTCCGCGAGGCCGGTGCGCCTGTCGACAGTGTCGATGCCATCGGAGGCGGAGCGAACTCCGACGCGTGGCTGCAGCTCATGGCCGACATGTGGGGTGCGACCATCCGCAGACGCAGCATCGTCGACGAGGGCAACAGCCTCGGCGCGGCCGTAGTGGCGGGCGTCGGTGCCGGCGTCATCCCGGACCTCGGCGCAGCCAGATCACTGTCCGAGGTGACTGCGGAGTTCCAGCCGGACGCGGGTAGGCACGCAGAATACGTTCAACGCCACGAGGCGTTCGTCGACGCGTACTCGCGTCTGGAGCCGTGGTTCGCCGCGCGTGCCGCGGAGCGTCGCGGATGAGCGGAACCATCGTCGTCACCAGCCGGTCATTCGGCTCCGGTTCGGTCGACTTCGTGTCGACGCTCGAGACTGCAGGGTACGAGGTCGTCTTCGGGGATCCGCACCACGACCCGCAGTCGCTCACGCCGTTGCTGGCGCGGGCGGATGCGTGGATCGCGGGAACGTCTCCCGTCACTGCCGACCTTCTCGCTCGGGCGCCGCAGCTCGCGATCGTCGCCCGTTACGGCGTCGGCTTCGACGCCGTCGACCTGGCCGCCGCCGAGGAGCGGGGCATAGTAGTCACCAACACGCCCGGCGCCAACAGCGCATCGGTCGCCGACCTGGCGCTCACGCTGCTGCTCGGCGGCCTTCGCACCGTCGCTGTCGGCGACCGCGCGGTCCGTGCCGGCGACTGGTCCGCCGTGCGCGGACGCGAAATCGACGGACTCGAGGTCGGTGTCGCCGGTTTCGGCCGCATCGGCCGGCTCTTCGCCGATCGTGCCCGCGCTCTCGGCGCGCGCGTGCTCGCCTACGATCCGTTCCTGACCGCCGACGAGCCGCTCCCGGACGGATATCGACGAGCGGACGCCGTCGCCGAGCTCGCCGCCTGCGGCGCCGTCTCCCTGCACGCACCGGGTGGGGCGACGATCGTCGATGCCGCGTGGCTCGCGCGGGCGGACGGGCTCGCGCTCGTCAACACCGCCCGCGCCGACCTCGTCGATGAGGACGCCGTGGCCGCTGCCCTCCGCGACGGCCGTCTTTCGTCCTATTCGGCCGACACCCTCGCCTCCGAAGCTGTCGGCGACTCCCGCGGGCCGCTGCTCGCGGAGGATCTCGCCGGGCGGATCGTCGTCACGCCGCACCTCGGCGCACAGACCGTCCAGGCGATCGACCGGATGGGCTCCGGCGCCGTTGCCAACGTCCTGGCCGTGCTCGGAGGCGACGTGCCGCCGAACCCGGTCACCCCTATTCCCGCACGAAAGGTCCCCTCGTGAAACTTGCGCTCTCCCGCCTGACCGCGACGGGCGTGATCGCCGTCGTGCGTGCGCCCTCCGCAGAGGCGGCCGTCGGCGCCGCCCGCGCCCTGGCCGCGGGCGGCGTCACGGGAATCGAGATCACCTACTCCACTCCTGATGCAGCCTCGGCTATTAGCCGCATCGCCGACGAATTGGGTGAGACCGTACTGCTTGGCGCCGGCACCGTCCGCACTCCCGACCAGGCTCGCGAGGCTGCCGATGCCGGGGCTGCGTTCCTGGTCGCTCCGGGCTTCCGCCCCGCCGTCGCCGACGCGATGACGGCCACCGGGCTCACCACCATGATCGGGGCGATCACCCCCAGCGAAGTCATGGCCGCCGAGGAGAGCGGTGCGGACGTCGTGAAGCTCTTCCCCGCGGGACTGTTCGGGCCGACGCTGGTGCGTAACCTGCGCGGGCCGTTCCCCGATGTTCCCTTCATGCCGACTGGCGGCGTGAACGCCGCCAACATCGCCGAGTGGGTCGCTGCCGGAGTGGTGGCGGTCGGAGCCGGCAGCGACCTCGTATCGTCAGCCGACCTTGCCGCCGGCAGCTACGTGACGATCACCGCGAAGGCGAGCGAGTTCTCCGCCGCCTACCGCGCCGCGGTCGGGAAGGCAGCCGCATGATCGACCAGGGCCGAATGGGGTTCGTCGGCGTCGACACGGCGCACTCGTCGATCCAGAAAGTGTTCCCGCTCTGGGCCGACCACCTCGGACTTCCGTCGCGCGAACTGCGGGGCTTCGACATCCCGCTCGGTGCGCCGGACGCGGTCTACCGCGAAGTGGTCGAGCGCATCCGGGACGACGAGGGGCAGGCCGGAGCGCTCGTCACCACGCACAAGATGCGCGTCTTCGAGGCCGCAGGCGACCTCTTCGACGAGGTCGACGACTTCGCCCGGGCCTGCGGCGAGGTGTCCTCGATCGCCAAGCGGAGTGGACGCCTCGTCGGCGCTGCGAAGGACCCGATCACCGTGGGACTCTCGCTCGATGACGTCGTCCCCTCGACCTACTTCGCGGACACCGGCGCTGAGCTCGTCTGCCTCGGTGCGGGAGGCTCGGGCGTCGCATTGAGCTGGCACCTCGCCCACCGGCAGGACACGCCGTCGAAGGTGACCCTGGTCGGCCGGACCCGGAGTTCCCTCGACCATGCCCGCGCAATCCACGAACGCGGCGGCATCGACACCTCTCGGTTCGTCTACCACCCTCTCGATGAAGGCGACCCGCTGAGCGACGCGACCGCTGTGGTGGGCGCCGCCGGCGAGGGAGCCGTCATCGTCAACGCAACGGGCCTGGGCAAGGACCGGCCCGGTTCGCCGCTCGCCGATGACGTCGTGTTCCCGCTCCGCGCGCGGGTGTGGGAGTTCAACTACCGGGGAAGCCTGGAGTTCCTCTACCAGGCACGCGCGCAGGAGCAGCACCGCGAGCTCACCGTGGTGGACGGATGGGTGTACTTCATCCACGGCTGGTCGCAGGTCGTCGCCGACGTCTTCGACATCCCGATGCCGCCGAGCACCGTCGCCGAACTCGCGGAAATCGCGTCCACCGTCCGATGAGGGGGCTCGTCCGCACGGTGCTCGGAGACGTCGACCCTGCCTCGCTCGGCTCGCTCGACTATCACGAGCACCTGTTCCACGCGAGCCCGCTGCTGCCCGGTGAGGATCTCGTCGATGAGGAGGCGAGCACAGCGGAATGTCTGTCATTCCTCGCGTCTGGATTCGGCGGCCTCATCGATGCCACGCCACTCGGCCTTGGCCGACGACCCGAGGCGTTGGGGCGAATCGCGGCGAGGACCGGCGCGACCATCGTCGCCTCGACCGGCCGACATCGCGATGCGCATTATGCGGACGGCGTGTACGACGACCTTGACCTGGAAGCGTTGTTCCTCCGCGAGCTCACGGACGGGATCGCGGCCAGCGACTCCCAGCCGGAGGGGGCCCGAGCCGTTGCCCCGGACGGCGCGCTGATGCGGGCGGGTCAAGTGAAGGTCGGAATCGACTATTGGCGGATCAGCCCGGCAGAGCGGCGTGCGATCACCGCCGCAGGTGCCGCACACCGTGCGACGGGTGCGCCCGTGATGGTTCACACGGAACGCGCGAGCGCCGTCTTCGAGCTGCTGGATGAACTGGCGAAGGAGGGTGTCGCGGCCTCCCGGGTCGCCATCGCACACGCGGACCGCAACCCCGACCCTGGCCTGCACGCGGAGATCGCCGCCACCGGTGCGTACCTCGGGTACGACGGCGCAGCCAGGCTGAGGGACTGGCCGGAGTCCGTGCTGCTCGACTGTCTCGAAAAGGTCGTCTCCGCCGGCCACGGTGACCGTGTCCTCATCGGCGGTGACGTCGCACGGGCGTCCAGCTGGTCGGCGCTGGGCGGCCTCCCCGGCCTCGCGTACCTCGGGCGTCGCTATGTGCCCCGAGTACGCGACGTGATCGGTTCAGTCGCGACCAATCGTCTCCTGGTCACCAACCCGGCGCGCTATCTCACCTGGAGTACCGCATGACGAAGACACTGATCGCCACCTTCACGGCCCGACCCGGGCGGCGGGAGCGTGTGGCCCTCCTCGTGGAGGAGTTCGCAGAAGCCGTACGGAAGGAACCGGGAAACCTCGTATTCGAGGTCTTCACGCGCAACGCGTCGGACCATGATTTCGTCGTCTTCGAGCAATACCAGGACGATGCCGCGTTCGACGAACATCTGGCGAACCCGGCCGGGATCCCGTTCAATGCGGAATTGAACTCCCTGATAGTCGGAGAAGGGTCACAACTCGACTTCCTGAACCGTCCGATCCGCACCTCGCTGCGCTGACCGCCCACGCGGACTTCTTAGGCGTCGAGCTCGGCAAGATACGTCGCGCTCTGCGGCGTGCTCGCGTGGCTGACGAAGTTTGGGCGCTGAGGCTCATGACAACGCGGTGGACCCGCAGTCTTGTCTTCCTGGGCCTCGCTAAGCCGGCGGGAAGGTCGGGATGTTCGGTGCTGTCGCCGCAAAGCGGTCGCGAGAACTGCGTCACGTTTTGGATGTAGGACCAGCATTTACACTGCCACCTGGAAAATTTCCGGCCTTAGCCTGGAATGCGCCCCAGGAAAGGTGGCCACGACCCAGTAGGCTCAAGCGATTCCGAATTTGCTGAAGCACCCACGAATGAAAAGGGCCGGATCGACGGGTGATGTCGAGCCGGCCCTCTGCGTTTCGGGAGTGATTGCCGCCCGGCCGGAACAATACAGAGAGATGCTCGCCATGGAACCGAATCATCTGGACCTCACCGACCGACGCGGGGTCATCACCGGCGGAGGGCAGGGCATCGGTCGAGCACTCGCCCTCGAATTCGGTCGACGCGGAGGCCACCTGCTGCTGGTGGGCCGACGAGAGTCCACGCTCACCGAGACGGCACGCCTGGTGGAATCCCTGGGCGGCACGGCCGAGATCCACGTCCAAGACATGACCGAGCCGGACGCCGCTGAGCGAGTCGCGCAGGCGGTTGCCTCCTGGAGCAGCCTCGACCTCCTCATCAACAACGCGGGAAACGTGCGCGCGGGCAGGCTCGAGCTCACCACCGATGCCGACGTCCACTCGATGATCGACCTGAATCTCACCGCCCCCATCCTCCTGACAAAGACGCTGCTGCCCAGGCTTCGAGGGAGCGGCAAGGAACGTGGCAGCATCCTCCTGAACATCTCGAGCGGGATCGCACTCGTCGGGATGCCTTTCTACGGTGTCTATGCGGCGACGAAAGCGGGCATCGCGCACTTCGGTGAAGCGCTTCGCCGCGAGTTGATCGGAACGGGTGTGCACGTTGCGACCGTCTATCCGGGGGCGACCGATACCGCGATGATGGCCTCGCAGAACGCCGGTCCGGAGCTCGGCTGGGGGCGTCGGAGCCTGGAGGACGTCATCAGCGACCTGATGGCGGCGCTGGAGGGCGGCGAGCACGAGATCAACACCGCACCGGAAGGCCGCCGCAAGATGCAGCGACTCAACATCACCGACCCCCTGGCCGTCGATGCGTCCCTGGCACCAGACCTCGAGGCGCTCGAGGCAGCCGTACGCGACCACCGAAGCATCTAGCCGAGGGCATCGCTTCTCAGGACCGCTAAGGCGCCGGAAGCACCTCCACCAGCGCCAGATCCCACATGTCGGTCGTGGGCGCCGTGTCGTTGATCGTCACCGCTGTACCTGCAGTGGGCGTCACTGCGTTCGTCCGCTGCAGCCAGTAGGTGTCGCCCGACGGCGAGAGGTACTGGTCGACCAACGTCTGACCGGTGCCGACCGTCCGTGCGTGCGCGGTGCTCCAGTCGGTTGCGACGCCCCACACCCAGGAGCCCGCACGCGTGGTTGTGAGCGTGGCCGTCGGACCGCCGCTGGCGCCGTTCGCGGCGAGAACGGCCCCAGTAGCCGTGTCCGCACCGAGGAATCCCGCGACGGTGAGCGACGACTGCCACGACCCGGACTTCTGGGTGGCTGTCACGGTCACGTTCGAGAGCGGCGTCGGTGCCACCGCCTGCCAGACCTCTGCGGTTCCCGGTTGACCGTTCGAGCGTTGTCGGAGGGTCCAAGTCAGACCGCCTCCCGTCACCGAGCCGATCTGGGCGGTGCTCGTACCGTCAGAGCTTACGAAGGCGAGGAGGAGCTCGTTCGTGCCCGTGGTCGTGAGGCCCCCGACAGAGACTGTCGAGGCATCCGTGCCCTGATGCTTGGTCACGAGACCGTCGACGGTGATCGCCCGCGGACCGGACACCGCCGTGGCCGTCGCGCTGTTCGACGCCCCGCTGACGTTCCCCGCCGCATCCTGCGCGGTCACCGTGTAGGTGTAGGTGGTCCCTCCCACGACCGCGGTGTCGGTGTAACTCGTCCCGGTGGTGGTCGTGAGCGCCGAGCCGTTGCGGCTGACGTTGTACCGCGTCACGCCGACATCATCGGTGCTCGCGTTCCAGGTCAGGGCGATGCCGCCCGCGCCTGCCGAGGCCGCGAGATTACCGGGCACAGAGGGCGGCGTCGTGTCCGCGAGTGCGGTTGCCGTGACCTCGGCCGACGGTGCGCTCATGTTGCCGGCCGCGTCGACGGCCTCCACGCGGTAGTAATACGCACCGGGCGTGAGTCCCGCATCCTTGTAGGTGGTCGTGGTGCCGCTGACCTGCTTCACCAGGTTCGCCGGGCCGGGGGTGAAGCCGGAGGTGGTCGAGCGGTACACGGTGTAGCCGGTCACGCCCACGTTGTCGGTGGAAGCGGTCCAGCCGACCGTGATGCTTCCGACCGCTCCGGTCGCCGTCGGGTTGCTCGGCGCCGTCGGTGCGACGGCGTCCTCGTAGGGTGCCGGGAACCGGACCATGGCGGCCGTCGACGGCACACCCTTGCCGTTCACGATCATGAGCATGTAGTAGCCGGGAGGCGCCCAGTTGCCGTTGGGCGGAAGTTGCACGTTCAGGCCGCCGGCGGCCTGAGTGAAGGACAGCTGCATCCCGCGGGTGTTCTGGTCGAACGCGTGGGTGTCCGAGCCCGTCCGGATCAAGGACACCGACGTGATGCTCGCCGCGTCCGGCGTCTGGACGAAGGCGCTCCCTCCGTACTGGAGGGTCGACGGTGCGGAGGTGATCGTCGGCCGCGCGCCCTTGAACAGGTAGGGAGGCGAGTAGATCTGGTAACTGAGCTGGTCGGCCACTCCGGTGTCGCCGCCGCCACCGGAGACGAAGACGCGGCCGTCGGGCAGGAGGACGGCGACCGAGTGGTAGAGCCGCGGGGCGGTCAGCGACGCGACGGTCGTCCAGGTCCCGGTGGCCGGGTTCCAGATCTCGGCCGGCTTCACCGCCTTGGAGAGGTCCTGTCCGGACTTGTCCGTTCCGCCTCCTGTAGCGAGCACCGTCCCGTCAGGAAGGTTGGTGAGGTCGACGAAGCTGCGCGCGTAGGCCATGGGCGCGGTCGCCTGCCAGGTCGGGTTCGGCTGGTTCATGTCGAGCGTGTATGCGGTGTTGGCCGATGTGCCGGTGAACCCGCCGTCGGAGGCGGTGCCCGCCTTGAGGAACTTGCCCGGCGCGTAGTTGGTGATCGATGCGCCGTCGAGCACCCGGCTGTCGATGGTGGTCCACTTCTGTGTCGACAGGTCCAGTGCTTGGGTCAGCGTCCCCTGCTCGGAGGCGCCGGCCTGGAGTACCCGGCCGTCGGGCAGCTGATACATGAACGGGTAGTACGGGATGTCCTTCGTCGCCGTGGTGAGGTCGGTCCAGGTGTTCGTGGGAGGGTTGTACACCTCCGGGGTCTGGACGATGTCGGTCGAGCTCGTGTTCGACCCGGAGGTGACGAGGACGCGCCCGTCGCCGAGCGTCGTCCCGGTCGGGTACCACCGCGGGTGGTTCATCGGCTTGAGGGCGCTCCACGTGTTCGTGCTCGGGTCGAAGGCGCTCACCGCTGTGATCCCCAGCCCGCCGCTGGTCGCGGTGCCGCCGACCACGGCGATGCGTCCGTCGGCGAGCACGGCCTGGCCGGCGCAGAACAGGTCGACGGCGCCGTTCGGGACCTGGATGTACGTGCCGCTCACCGGGTCGAGCAGGAATTGCTGGCCGTTCTGCGAGAAGTCACCCTGCCAGGTGAGGATCTTGCCCGTGTCGGTGAGAGCCGCGTGGATCGAGACCTCGGGCCAGGGGACGACCGGTCCCCATGAACCCACCACGGAGGGATCGTTCGCCGAGTTGCTCACGGTCACCGCGACGGAAGACGCCGTGGCCTGGTTGCCGGAGCCGTCGCTGGCGATCGCGGACAGGGCGTGGCTCCCGTTGGCGACCGAGGTGGTGTCCCACGAGATCGTGTACGGCGCGCTGGTGACGGCGGCCGCAAGTGGCGCGCCGTCGAGCAGGAACTGGACGGAGGCGACTCCGACATTGTCCGTGGCCGTCGCCGATACGCTCACGGTGCCCGACACCGTGCTCCCCGAGGCCGGGGCGGTCATGCTCACGCTCGGCGGCACGGTGTCCAGGCCGCTGATGGGCAGCACCTCGATGGCGGCGAGGTTCCATCGGTCGGTGGTGGGTGCCGTGTCGTTGATGGTCACGCTCGCTGGTGCGGGGGCCGTCGTCACCGACGTCTGGCGCTGCGTCCAGAACGTGTCCCCGGACGACGCCAGGTCCTCGTCGACCTTGGTCTGTCCCGCCCCGACGGTTCTCGTCGTAGCGGTGCTCCAGTCGTCACCCACTCCCCACACCCAGGAGCCCGTCCGCGTCGTCGTGAGCGTCGTGGTGGGCGCGCCGGTCGCCCCGCTGGCACCGATGACGGCGCCGGCCGTAGCCGTGTCGGCGCCGGTGAAACTGACCACCGTGATGGCTGCCAGTCCCGTCCCCGCGTGCGTCGCCGTCACGGCGGCGCTGGTGATCGGCGCGCTCGAGACGCCCTGCCAGATCTCGGCGGTCCCGTACTGGGCGTTGGCCCGTTGACGGAGCTTCCACGTGACCCCGCCGCCGGTGACCGCGGTGAACGATTCGCTCCCCACCGTGGCCGGGCCATCGGCGGTCAGGAAGGCGAGGAGGAGTTCGTCGCTCTGCTTCGTGCTGAACACGGGGGACGACACCGTGGTGCCGGAGGTCGTCTGGTGCCCGCTGACCACCACGTCGGTGGCGAGCGCGGAGGCCGCGGTCGCGCTCGACAGGGGCGCCAGGGACAGCCCGATCAGGGCGGTGAGGGTGGCGAGGGCGACAAGCCGGCTCCGATGCGCGAGGGACATGAGCAAACCTCATTCAAATCGATATCTGCGAGGTTGCTACAAACGCGGTGCAATGTAAAGAGCCGGATCCGACCGGCGGAGGGCTCCTCCTGAGCTCAGCGCCCGACAGCCGCCCGCAGGATCGCGGCCACACGGTCCCTCTCGGGACCGTCCAGTTTCGTCACCGCGAAGCCCACCGGCCACAGTGCGCCGTCGTCGAGCTGCGCCGCCTGCTGGAACTCGAGCGTCGCGTAGCGGATCTTGAACTTCGAGCCGGGCTTGAACGCGACGACGACCTTGCCGTCCGCGTCGGCGTAGGCCGGCATCCCGTACCAGGTCTTCGCCGCGAGCGACGTGTTCTCCGCGACGAGCGCGTGGAAGATCTCGGCGAGGTCCTTGTCGGTTCCGGTCATCGCCGCGATGGCTGCTTCGCAGGAGGCAGCGGCATCCGCGCCCTCCTGCGCCGCCTTCTTCTCGGCGACAGCCGCGCGCATCGCCGCCTTCTCCTCTTTGCTGAACGTGGTGCTCATCGGTGACCTCCTGTGTCGTGATGTCACCAACCTACGGTCGGAGGGGCTGCGCCGCTTCTCGAATCCTGCTCGGGATCCGTCAGGTCTCCTGCGGGTGGCCGAGCTGCTCGGGCTCGCCCGTGATCTCGAGGATCTCCTCCTCCTCGAGGTCCTCCGACCGGTGCCGCCGGTCGACGCCGAAGAGATAGATCGCGTCGAGGACGCCCATCGTGTTGCTCAGCAGGAGCGTGACGAACCAGGGCTTGCTGCCGTTGCGTGCGGCGCGCCACACGGAGGCGCCCTTCCAGGCGAGATTCCACGCGACGGCGGCGAGGAGGAGGGCCCGGCCGGAGGCGGGGACGTCCGGCATGCTCAGGGAGGCGCTGCGGCTGCTCATGCGCACAGTACAGCCCGGGCGCCCGTGCGGCGGCAAGGGCCGAAGGTCCTAGCCGCGGGACCGTCCGGCACGGGAGGCTCGACCTGAGCCGCCGACCGGAAGGAGCGCACCATGCCCGAGGAGATGACACGGGACGAGATCGACGAACTGCTCGCCTCCCAGGCCGTCGGGCGCCTGGGCCTCGTGGAGGGCGACGTGCCGTACGTCGTCCCGATCTCCTACGCCTACCGGGACGGCTGCATCTACGGCCACAGCGCGCAGGGCAGGAAGCTGCGCGCGCTGCGCTCGCAGCCCGAGGTCTGCTTCGAGGTCGACGAGGTCGAGACCGTGGACCGGTGGCGGAGCGCGATCGCCTGGGGCCGGTTCGAGCAGCTCGTCGGCGAGGAGGCCAAGCGCGGCCTCGACATCCTGATCGAGCGGTTCCGGCCGCTGCTGCCTCCCGCGACCACCGAGACGCATCCGGACGCCGAGGTCGGCCTGACCCGGACGCTCGACATCCCGCGCCTCCCGGGCGCCGAGGCCGACCTGGGGCGCACCTCGTCCGCCGCGGTCGTCTTCCGCATCCGCCTCCACACGCTCAGCGGCCGGTCCGAAGGGGCGCAGGAGGAGGTGCTCCCGTGAGCGACGGCCGCGTCGTCGTCGGCTTCGACGGCACACCGTCCGCCTGGCGCGCCCTGGACTGGGCGACCGACCGCGTCGCTCGCCGCGGGGGCCGGCTCGACGTCGTGCAGGCGGTCGATTCCCGGCTGGGCACCGCTGTCTTCGGACCGCGGTTCGACGTGGCCACGACGGCGGATGTCGCGCTCGAGGAGGCTCAGGGGCACGTCCACGCTCTCGCACCGGAGATCGCGACCGAGTTCCGCTGGGTGGACGGCTCGCCGCCGCACGTCCTGCTGGACGCGTCGAAGGGAGCCGCGCTGCTCGTGGTCGGCACCGACAAGCGCCACGGCGACAGGGGGTCGCGCACGGGCAGCCTCCCGCTGTCTCTCGCGGCCAAGGCGGACTGCACCGTCGCGGTCGTGCCCGACCGGCCGCGGCCGCCGCGGAACGTGGTCGTGGTGGGGGTCGACGACTCCTCGTTCGCCCGGACCGCCCTCTCGGCCGCCGTGATGGAGGCGAGCTGGACCGGCGCGGTCGTGGAGGCGGTGCACGCGTGGGACGTCCCCGAGACGTTCCACCGTGCGATCGAGGAGGGACGGGAGGTCGATCCGGCCTTCGAGGAGGCGCAGAACAAGGTGATCCTGGACGCGATCGCCGACGTTCCAGCGGCTCGGCAGGCGGACATCGTGCCGGTGCTCGTGCGCTCCAACCCGGCGGAGGCGCTCATCGAGCGGGGCGCGGGAGCCGTGGCCATCGTGGTCGGAACGCGCGGGAGGGGACGCTTCGCCGCCTCCCTGCTGGGTTCGGTGAGCCACGACGTGCTGCTCGACCTCCCGTGTCCCGTGCTGGTCACCCCCGCCGAATACGTGTTCGTGCCCGACGGCGACGTCGAGGAGACCTGGTGAGCGACACCCTGCACCCCTCCCGGGGAGCATCGGCCCCGATCGTCTGCGGCGTCGACGGCTCGGAGGAGTCGCGTCGGGCCTTCCACGAGGCGGTCCGGCTCGCCCGTGCGCTCGACGTTCCGCTCGAGGCCGTGATGGCGTGGCAGCGGTCGACGTCCATGTACGACGCCTACTTCCCGCAGCCGGAGCGCTCGCCGAAGGTCGTCGCCTTCGGTGCGCTCGAGCGCATCGCCCGCGAGGAGTTCGCGGGCGCCTGGCCCGACTGGGTGACGTTGCGCGCGGAGCCCGGCCATGCCGGGTCCGTGCTCGTCGAGAGGTCGCGGGACGCGGCGATGCTCGTCGTGGGCAGCCGGGGCCTGAGCGGACTGGCCTCGCCGTTCCTCGGCTCGGTGAGCCTCTACTGCGCGACCCAGGCGCGCTGCCCGGTGCTGGTGGTCCGGCCCGACGAGCCGCGCCCGACCGCCTAGGGGACGACCTCGAGCCGATCGTGCACCTCCCGGACGTGCGGGGAGGACCACGCGGTCCGCACCGCCTGCTGCCGTTCCGCC is a window from the Leifsonia sp. AG29 genome containing:
- a CDS encoding galactose oxidase-like domain-containing protein; translation: MSLAHRSRLVALATLTALIGLSLAPLSSATAASALATDVVVSGHQTTSGTTVSSPVFSTKQSDELLLAFLTADGPATVGSESFTAVTGGGVTWKLRQRANAQYGTAEIWQGVSSAPITSAAVTATHAGTGLAAITVVSFTGADTATAGAVIGASGATGAPTTTLTTTRTGSWVWGVGDDWSTATTRTVGAGQTKVDEDLASSGDTFWTQRQTSVTTAPAPASVTINDTAPTTDRWNLAAIEVLPISGLDTVPPSVSMTAPASGSTVSGTVSVSATATDNVGVASVQFLLDGAPLAAAVTSAPYTISWDTTSVANGSHALSAIASDGSGNQATASSVAVTVSNSANDPSVVGSWGPVVPWPEVSIHAALTDTGKILTWQGDFSQNGQQFLLDPVSGTYIQVPNGAVDLFCAGQAVLADGRIAVVGGTATSGGLGITAVSAFDPSTNTWSALKPMNHPRWYPTGTTLGDGRVLVTSGSNTSSTDIVQTPEVYNPPTNTWTDLTTATKDIPYYPFMYQLPDGRVLQAGASEQGTLTQALDLSTQKWTTIDSRVLDGASITNYAPGKFLKAGTASDGGFTGTSANTAYTLDMNQPNPTWQATAPMAYARSFVDLTNLPDGTVLATGGGTDKSGQDLSKAVKPAEIWNPATGTWTTVASLTAPRLYHSVAVLLPDGRVFVSGGGGDTGVADQLSYQIYSPPYLFKGARPTITSAPSTLQYGGSAFVQTPDAASITSVSLIRTGSDTHAFDQNTRGMQLSFTQAAGGLNVQLPPNGNWAPPGYYMLMIVNGKGVPSTAAMVRFPAPYEDAVAPTAPSNPTATGAVGSITVGWTASTDNVGVTGYTVYRSTTSGFTPGPANLVKQVSGTTTTYKDAGLTPGAYYYRVEAVDAAGNMSAPSAEVTATALADTTPPSVPGNLAASAGAGGIALTWNASTDDVGVTRYNVSRNGSALTTTTGTSYTDTAVVGGTTYTYTVTAQDAAGNVSGASNSATATAVSGPRAITVDGLVTKHQGTDASTVSVGGLTTTGTNELLLAFVSSDGTSTAQIGSVTGGGLTWTLRQRSNGQPGTAEVWQAVAPTPLSNVTVTATQKSGSWQSSLTVAGFLGADTATGAVLAANGASGGPTATLTTTRAGSWVWGVATDWSTAHARTVGTGQTLVDQYLSPSGDTYWLQRTNAVTPTAGTAVTINDTAPTTDMWDLALVEVLPAP
- a CDS encoding DUF5652 family protein, coding for MSSRSASLSMPDVPASGRALLLAAVAWNLAWKGASVWRAARNGSKPWFVTLLLSNTMGVLDAIYLFGVDRRHRSEDLEEEEILEITGEPEQLGHPQET
- a CDS encoding pyridoxamine 5'-phosphate oxidase family protein, which translates into the protein MPEEMTRDEIDELLASQAVGRLGLVEGDVPYVVPISYAYRDGCIYGHSAQGRKLRALRSQPEVCFEVDEVETVDRWRSAIAWGRFEQLVGEEAKRGLDILIERFRPLLPPATTETHPDAEVGLTRTLDIPRLPGAEADLGRTSSAAVVFRIRLHTLSGRSEGAQEEVLP
- a CDS encoding universal stress protein, with amino-acid sequence MSDGRVVVGFDGTPSAWRALDWATDRVARRGGRLDVVQAVDSRLGTAVFGPRFDVATTADVALEEAQGHVHALAPEIATEFRWVDGSPPHVLLDASKGAALLVVGTDKRHGDRGSRTGSLPLSLAAKADCTVAVVPDRPRPPRNVVVVGVDDSSFARTALSAAVMEASWTGAVVEAVHAWDVPETFHRAIEEGREVDPAFEEAQNKVILDAIADVPAARQADIVPVLVRSNPAEALIERGAGAVAIVVGTRGRGRFAASLLGSVSHDVLLDLPCPVLVTPAEYVFVPDGDVEETW
- a CDS encoding universal stress protein, whose protein sequence is MSDTLHPSRGASAPIVCGVDGSEESRRAFHEAVRLARALDVPLEAVMAWQRSTSMYDAYFPQPERSPKVVAFGALERIAREEFAGAWPDWVTLRAEPGHAGSVLVERSRDAAMLVVGSRGLSGLASPFLGSVSLYCATQARCPVLVVRPDEPRPTA